A region from the Serinibacter arcticus genome encodes:
- a CDS encoding proteasome activator, with amino-acid sequence MIRHLLEEVRSAPLDADARERLVTIHRASVHELESALSPELAEELRRLSLPLADDDGEAPTDAELRIAQAQLVGWLEGLFHGIQTAIAAQQLQAAQAAALAHQLPPGAAAAAGQAPDGAPDGRPHPGQYL; translated from the coding sequence ATGATCCGGCACCTGCTCGAGGAGGTGCGCTCCGCGCCGCTCGACGCCGACGCCCGCGAGCGCCTCGTCACCATCCACCGGGCGTCCGTGCACGAGCTCGAGTCAGCGCTCTCCCCCGAGCTCGCGGAGGAGCTGCGCCGGCTCTCGCTCCCGCTCGCGGACGACGACGGCGAGGCGCCCACCGACGCCGAGCTGCGGATCGCGCAGGCGCAGCTGGTCGGGTGGCTCGAGGGTCTGTTCCACGGGATCCAGACGGCGATCGCGGCGCAGCAGCTCCAGGCGGCGCAGGCCGCGGCGCTCGCGCACCAGCTGCCGCCGGGTGCTGCTGCGGCGGCGGGTCAGGCGCCGGACGGCGCGCCCGACGGTCGCCCGCACCCGGGCCAGTACCTGTAG
- a CDS encoding AGE family epimerase/isomerase: protein MTNDATTTPSVRSAIDAPLGWLGSPAHARWLEQHTDELIAFASGSAIDAGFGYLLGDGELRGGDDAVDGEAELWITCRMIHSYSLGVLLGRPGCAVLVDHGLATLEQTFADHASGGWFSKVAPEGPTADVKEAYAHAFVLLATSSALLAGRDGADILLERAKQVHLSRFWNEDEGMAVESWNADFTECEDYRGVNANMHTVEAYLAVADATGEDVWRERALRILERVLGYAKDFSWRIPEHFTTSWEPLPDYNTDERAHPFRPYGATVGHWFEWARLALHARAAVLAHGGSEGETAYLLDSAVALFEAGVREGWAVDGADGFVYTVDFDGAPVVRDRMHWVVTEAIAAAAALWRATGETGYATWYATWWDYAQLTMLDGSGSWVHQLDVDNHPADSVWPGKPDIYHAIQASLIPRLPLWPALASAVKAGLLDS, encoded by the coding sequence GTGACCAACGACGCCACGACCACGCCCTCCGTCCGCTCCGCGATCGACGCCCCCCTCGGCTGGCTCGGCAGCCCGGCCCACGCGCGCTGGCTCGAGCAGCACACCGACGAGCTCATCGCCTTCGCCTCGGGCAGCGCGATCGACGCCGGCTTCGGCTACCTGCTCGGCGACGGCGAGCTCCGCGGCGGTGACGACGCCGTCGACGGCGAGGCTGAGCTCTGGATCACCTGCCGGATGATCCACTCCTACAGCCTCGGCGTGCTGCTCGGCCGCCCGGGCTGCGCCGTCCTGGTCGACCACGGCCTCGCGACGCTCGAGCAGACGTTCGCCGACCACGCGAGCGGTGGGTGGTTCTCCAAGGTCGCCCCGGAGGGCCCGACGGCGGACGTCAAGGAGGCGTACGCGCACGCGTTCGTGCTGCTCGCGACCTCCTCCGCGCTGCTCGCCGGCCGCGACGGCGCCGACATCCTGCTCGAGCGGGCCAAGCAGGTGCACCTCAGCCGGTTCTGGAACGAGGACGAGGGCATGGCGGTGGAGTCGTGGAACGCCGACTTCACCGAGTGCGAGGACTACCGCGGCGTCAACGCGAACATGCACACGGTCGAGGCCTACCTCGCGGTGGCCGACGCGACCGGCGAGGACGTCTGGCGCGAGCGCGCGCTGCGGATCCTGGAGCGCGTGCTCGGCTACGCGAAGGACTTCTCCTGGCGCATCCCGGAGCACTTCACCACCTCGTGGGAGCCGCTGCCCGACTACAACACCGACGAGCGGGCGCACCCGTTCCGCCCGTACGGCGCGACCGTGGGGCACTGGTTCGAGTGGGCGCGGCTCGCGCTGCACGCCCGTGCCGCGGTCCTGGCCCACGGGGGCAGCGAGGGCGAGACGGCCTACCTGCTGGACTCCGCCGTCGCCCTCTTCGAGGCGGGGGTGCGCGAGGGCTGGGCGGTCGACGGCGCGGACGGCTTCGTCTACACCGTGGACTTCGACGGCGCACCCGTCGTGCGCGACCGGATGCACTGGGTGGTGACGGAGGCGATCGCGGCGGCCGCGGCGCTGTGGCGCGCGACGGGGGAGACCGGCTACGCCACCTGGTACGCGACCTGGTGGGACTACGCGCAGCTGACGATGCTCGACGGTTCCGGGTCCTGGGTGCACCAGCTCGACGTCGACAATCACCCGGCCGACTCGGTCTGGCCGGGCAAGCCCGACATCTACCACGCCATCCAGGCGAGCCTCATCCCGCGGCTGCCGCTGTGGCCGGCGCTCGCGAGCGCGGTGAAGGCGGGGCTGCTCGACAGCTGA
- a CDS encoding DoxX family protein, which yields MSATAQRATTSTTTTLTAESQASIVTSPLARKVLAFSRIVIGFFFLWPFLDKTFGLGFSTPAERAWINGGTPAQGFLKGMTGPDGTSPFKGFFELFINPFGDVLFMAGLLGIGVAMLAGAGLRIAAVSGTLLMIFMYLAEWPVFVAGSTNPILDSHWVEACLLLIAAATLAGDTWGLGKWWGGLDLVKKNRWLR from the coding sequence ATGAGCGCGACCGCGCAACGCGCAACCACGTCGACCACCACGACTCTCACCGCCGAGAGCCAGGCGTCGATCGTCACCAGCCCGCTGGCCCGCAAGGTGCTGGCGTTCTCCCGGATCGTGATCGGGTTCTTCTTCCTCTGGCCCTTCCTCGACAAGACCTTCGGCCTCGGCTTCTCGACGCCGGCCGAGCGCGCCTGGATCAACGGCGGCACCCCCGCCCAGGGCTTCCTCAAGGGCATGACCGGCCCCGACGGCACCTCGCCGTTCAAGGGCTTCTTCGAGCTCTTCATCAACCCGTTCGGCGACGTCCTGTTCATGGCGGGGCTGCTCGGGATCGGCGTCGCGATGCTCGCCGGCGCCGGGCTCCGGATCGCCGCCGTCAGCGGCACGCTGCTGATGATCTTCATGTACCTCGCCGAGTGGCCCGTGTTCGTGGCCGGGAGCACCAACCCCATCCTCGACTCGCACTGGGTGGAGGCGTGCCTCCTCCTGATCGCCGCCGCGACGCTCGCCGGTGACACCTGGGGCCTGGGCAAGTGGTGGGGCGGCCTGGACCTGGTCAAGAAGAACCGGTGGCTCCGCTGA
- a CDS encoding LLM class flavin-dependent oxidoreductase, translating into MRRDLVISPFGGDARAIVDLAVRAEDDGYDGVWVFDHITSLASLTAPGVGASRDPFALLGAIAARTSRVRLGTLVANLHNRHPAQLALAMDTLGDLAPGRVVCGLGSGSAPSSPFAREDAALRRAPAPAPERRERLGEYVTSLRAIWNGSDAVGRYATDGLAGVVAGQAPPIVLGGGSDAMVELAGAVADGINLNTAVGPRQAAQVARARSLGDARVRAGELPGGFEVSLFVAQPVGAGADLGVGEVEVPDGVDRLVFLTRP; encoded by the coding sequence ATGAGGCGCGACCTGGTCATCTCCCCGTTCGGCGGCGACGCACGCGCGATCGTCGACCTGGCCGTCCGCGCCGAGGACGACGGCTACGACGGGGTCTGGGTCTTCGACCACATCACCTCGCTCGCGTCCCTCACCGCGCCCGGCGTCGGGGCCTCGCGCGACCCGTTCGCACTGCTGGGTGCCATCGCGGCGCGGACGTCGCGCGTACGGCTCGGCACGCTCGTGGCCAACCTCCACAACCGCCACCCGGCGCAGCTCGCGCTCGCGATGGACACGCTCGGCGACCTCGCCCCCGGGCGCGTGGTGTGCGGGCTCGGGTCGGGGTCGGCGCCGTCGTCGCCCTTCGCGCGCGAGGACGCGGCTCTCCGGCGCGCGCCGGCCCCGGCGCCCGAGCGGCGTGAGCGACTGGGCGAGTACGTCACGTCGCTGCGCGCGATCTGGAACGGGAGCGACGCCGTCGGGAGGTATGCGACTGACGGGCTCGCCGGCGTCGTGGCCGGGCAGGCGCCGCCGATCGTGCTGGGCGGCGGGTCGGACGCGATGGTGGAGCTCGCGGGCGCCGTCGCCGACGGGATCAACCTCAACACGGCCGTCGGGCCGCGGCAGGCGGCGCAGGTCGCGCGGGCGCGCTCGCTGGGCGACGCGCGGGTGCGGGCGGGCGAGCTGCCGGGCGGGTTCGAGGTCAGCCTGTTCGTGGCGCAGCCGGTGGGGGCGGGGGCGGATCTGGGCGTGGGCGAGGTCGAGGTGCCCGACGGCGTCGATCGCCTGGTCTTCCTCACGCGCCCCTGA
- a CDS encoding TetR/AcrR family transcriptional regulator, whose protein sequence is MDTRRDQIVEAARRLLAADPESSPTVRAVALEAGIGASTLRHYFPTQRALREAVLDRALEEPPSELAIRDSSRPPAERLTECLLQLLPPQALVEELPFSRWAEALAAVFGPDATAESRLAWAANGAQLRRRVAGWLAVLAEEGAVAPGSEERSARLLMTVVDGLATSRILPVARHDAAEELQVLDDAVAAVLRGRR, encoded by the coding sequence GTGGACACCCGACGCGACCAGATCGTCGAGGCGGCCCGCCGCCTGCTCGCCGCCGACCCCGAGTCCAGCCCGACCGTGCGCGCCGTGGCGCTGGAGGCCGGGATCGGCGCCAGCACTCTCCGCCACTACTTCCCCACGCAGCGCGCGCTGCGCGAGGCGGTGCTGGACCGGGCGCTCGAGGAGCCGCCGTCCGAGCTCGCGATCCGCGACTCCAGCCGGCCGCCGGCCGAGCGGTTGACCGAGTGCCTGCTGCAGCTGCTGCCGCCGCAGGCGCTGGTCGAGGAGCTGCCGTTCAGCCGGTGGGCCGAGGCGCTCGCCGCCGTCTTCGGCCCCGACGCCACGGCCGAGAGCCGCTTGGCCTGGGCCGCCAACGGCGCCCAGCTCCGGCGTCGGGTCGCCGGCTGGTTGGCGGTGCTGGCGGAGGAGGGCGCCGTCGCCCCCGGCAGCGAGGAACGCTCGGCGCGGCTGCTCATGACGGTCGTGGACGGTCTGGCGACATCGCGGATCCTGCCCGTCGCGCGGCACGACGCCGCCGAGGAGCTCCAGGTGCTCGACGACGCCGTCGCGGCCGTCCTGCGCGGGCGGCGGTAG
- a CDS encoding CPBP family intramembrane glutamic endopeptidase has translation MSQATTSTPTATPTRRLAVWHFLVLTVAYLALVQGTSAVLMAGQVFEYAAPTSIDYVVRALVVPVGLGIVLVVGVVAYLGTWQQIFVDRVPLRRWVGWIVVALLVTVVAITNYSGLGEKGLAFALLLLIATLMVGFGEELLFRGVGVQAFRNGGFSEFRVGLWTTVLFGVAHGTNIFSAGPSVLIQVVLTTATGFVFYLVLRSTGALVMAMAAHGLWDFSVLSTQVNPEDPSPLANVAAVVLGIILLTVLVLRKRLSPATS, from the coding sequence ATGAGTCAGGCCACCACGTCAACGCCGACAGCCACCCCCACCCGCCGTCTCGCGGTCTGGCACTTCCTCGTCCTGACCGTCGCCTACCTCGCCCTCGTCCAGGGCACGAGCGCCGTCCTCATGGCGGGCCAGGTCTTCGAGTACGCCGCGCCCACCTCGATCGACTACGTCGTGCGTGCGCTGGTCGTGCCGGTCGGCCTGGGGATCGTGCTCGTCGTCGGCGTCGTCGCCTACCTCGGCACCTGGCAGCAGATCTTCGTCGACCGCGTGCCGCTGCGCCGCTGGGTCGGGTGGATCGTCGTCGCCCTGCTCGTCACGGTCGTGGCGATCACGAACTACTCCGGGCTGGGCGAGAAGGGCCTGGCATTCGCTCTGCTCCTGCTGATCGCGACGCTCATGGTCGGGTTCGGCGAGGAGCTCCTGTTCCGCGGGGTCGGCGTCCAGGCCTTCCGCAATGGCGGCTTCAGCGAGTTCAGGGTGGGGCTGTGGACCACCGTGCTGTTCGGCGTCGCCCACGGCACCAACATCTTCTCGGCGGGACCCAGCGTGCTGATCCAGGTCGTGCTGACCACGGCGACCGGTTTCGTCTTCTACCTCGTGCTGCGCAGCACGGGCGCCCTCGTGATGGCCATGGCCGCGCACGGCCTGTGGGACTTTTCCGTGCTCAGCACCCAGGTGAATCCCGAGGACCCGTCGCCGCTGGCGAACGTCGCGGCGGTCGTCCTCGGGATCATCCTGCTGACGGTCCTGGTGCTGAGGAAGCGGCTCTCGCCGGCCACCTCCTGA
- a CDS encoding NAD(P)H-quinone oxidoreductase, producing MTDTTILEVHDAALRAATVPTPQPGPGEVLIAVAAAGVNRADLMQVAGHYPSPPGAPAHPGLEVAGTIAAVGEGVTAWHDGDRVAALLAGGGYGTHVVAPVGQLLPIPEGLSDAEAAALPEALATVWSNLVGVGDRPVGGLRAGETVLVLGGAGGIGSIAVQVAAALGARVIATASTAKLDAVRDLGAAVVIDHRERTPGEVTADVREATDGRGVDVVLDVLGGGALAENVHRLASGGRLVVIGTQAGRRGELDLLELMQRRASVHGTTLRARPAAEKAAVVHDVVAHLLPHVAAGRIRPLVHATLPLARAEEAHQMLRDGVATGSVVLLP from the coding sequence GTGACCGACACGACGATCCTCGAGGTGCACGACGCCGCCCTGCGCGCCGCGACCGTGCCCACCCCGCAGCCCGGCCCCGGCGAGGTGCTCATCGCCGTCGCCGCGGCGGGGGTGAACCGCGCCGACCTGATGCAGGTCGCCGGCCACTACCCCTCCCCGCCCGGCGCGCCCGCGCATCCCGGGCTCGAGGTCGCGGGAACGATCGCGGCCGTCGGCGAGGGCGTGACCGCGTGGCACGACGGCGACCGCGTCGCCGCGCTCCTGGCCGGCGGCGGGTACGGGACGCACGTGGTGGCGCCGGTCGGGCAGCTGCTGCCGATCCCCGAGGGTCTGTCCGACGCCGAGGCCGCCGCGCTCCCCGAGGCGCTGGCCACCGTGTGGTCCAACCTCGTCGGCGTGGGCGACCGCCCGGTCGGCGGCCTGCGCGCCGGCGAGACCGTGCTCGTGCTCGGCGGCGCCGGCGGGATCGGCTCGATCGCCGTGCAGGTCGCCGCCGCGCTCGGTGCGCGCGTGATCGCCACCGCGAGCACCGCGAAGCTGGACGCGGTCCGCGACCTGGGCGCCGCCGTCGTGATCGACCACCGCGAGCGCACCCCCGGGGAGGTGACCGCGGACGTCCGCGAGGCGACCGACGGACGCGGCGTCGACGTCGTGCTCGACGTGCTCGGGGGCGGCGCTCTGGCGGAGAACGTCCACCGGCTCGCGTCCGGCGGGCGGCTCGTGGTCATCGGCACGCAGGCCGGACGGCGGGGCGAGCTCGACCTGCTCGAGCTGATGCAGCGGCGCGCGAGCGTCCACGGCACCACGCTGCGCGCGCGGCCGGCGGCCGAGAAGGCTGCGGTGGTGCACGACGTCGTCGCGCACCTCCTCCCCCACGTCGCCGCCGGGCGCATCCGCCCGCTCGTGCACGCGACGCTGCCGCTCGCGCGGGCCGAGGAGGCCCACCAGATGCTGCGCGACGGCGTCGCGACCGGGAGCGTGGTGCTGCTGCCGTAG
- a CDS encoding NADPH-dependent FMN reductase produces the protein MTTIAIVLGSTRPGRNGEAVARWVLDLASRRSDVTYELVDLADHPLPHLDEPVPPSMGQYTHEHTKAWARVVARYDGYVFVTPEYNHSTTGVLKNALDLVYAEWNNKAAAFVSYGSAGGVRAVEHLRLIASELQIATVRAQIALPLATEFEDFSTFTPSDELTPQVGEMLDQLEAWTRALEPLRAGDDA, from the coding sequence ATGACCACGATCGCGATCGTCCTCGGAAGCACCCGCCCCGGCCGCAACGGGGAGGCCGTCGCCCGCTGGGTGCTCGACCTCGCCTCCCGTCGCTCCGACGTCACGTACGAGCTCGTGGACCTGGCCGACCACCCCCTGCCGCACCTGGACGAGCCGGTGCCGCCGTCCATGGGCCAGTACACCCACGAGCACACGAAGGCCTGGGCCCGCGTCGTCGCGCGCTACGACGGCTACGTGTTCGTCACCCCCGAGTACAACCACTCGACCACCGGCGTGCTGAAGAACGCGCTCGACCTCGTCTACGCGGAGTGGAACAACAAGGCCGCGGCCTTCGTCAGCTACGGCAGCGCGGGCGGGGTCCGCGCCGTCGAGCACCTGCGCCTCATCGCCTCCGAGCTGCAGATCGCCACCGTGCGGGCGCAGATCGCGCTCCCGCTCGCCACGGAGTTCGAGGACTTCTCCACGTTCACCCCGAGCGACGAGCTCACGCCCCAGGTCGGCGAGATGCTCGACCAGCTCGAGGCGTGGACCCGGGCGCTCGAGCCGCTGCGCGCCGGCGACGACGCCTGA
- a CDS encoding nitroreductase family deazaflavin-dependent oxidoreductase, translating into MPLDAEYAPSTSDWAREQAELIESSGGTQGTELHGRPVIVLTTLGAKSGKLRKTALMRVEHEGVYAVVASLGGAPKHPQWYFNIVAEPRVELQDGPDKHDYVAREITGEEKATWWERSVAAFPPYADYQVKTEREIPVFLLERTEG; encoded by the coding sequence ATGCCTCTAGACGCCGAGTACGCACCGAGCACGTCCGACTGGGCCCGTGAGCAGGCCGAGCTCATCGAGAGCTCGGGCGGCACGCAGGGCACCGAGCTGCACGGCCGACCGGTCATCGTGCTGACCACGCTCGGCGCCAAGTCCGGGAAGCTCCGCAAGACCGCCCTGATGCGGGTCGAGCACGAGGGCGTCTACGCCGTCGTCGCCTCCCTCGGCGGGGCGCCGAAGCACCCGCAGTGGTACTTCAACATCGTCGCCGAGCCGCGCGTGGAGCTGCAGGACGGGCCCGACAAGCACGACTACGTCGCGCGCGAGATCACCGGCGAGGAGAAGGCGACCTGGTGGGAGCGTTCCGTCGCCGCCTTCCCGCCCTACGCCGACTACCAGGTCAAGACCGAGCGCGAGATCCCCGTGTTCCTGCTGGAGCGCACCGAGGGCTGA
- a CDS encoding AAA family ATPase, which yields MGLRNVLVEGVSGTGKTAVCHELRRRGHHAINGDRELAYQGDPETGEARDDVTGLAVHDHHLWRADEVRAMALDHSHPVTFFCGGSRNVAAFADVFDAIVVLTVDAATLARRLDERPADEWGGHGRTRERELIERLHRTQEDVPATGVRIDAGAPLAVVVDEILRVTLG from the coding sequence GTGGGGCTGCGGAACGTCCTGGTCGAGGGCGTGTCGGGAACCGGCAAGACGGCCGTCTGCCACGAGCTCCGCCGTCGCGGTCATCACGCGATCAACGGGGACCGCGAGCTCGCCTACCAGGGCGATCCGGAGACCGGTGAGGCGCGCGACGACGTCACCGGCCTCGCGGTGCACGACCACCACCTGTGGCGCGCGGACGAGGTGCGGGCGATGGCCCTCGACCACAGCCACCCGGTGACGTTCTTCTGCGGCGGCTCGCGGAACGTCGCGGCCTTCGCGGACGTGTTCGACGCGATCGTCGTGCTCACGGTCGACGCCGCGACACTGGCGCGACGGCTCGACGAGCGGCCCGCGGACGAGTGGGGCGGGCATGGTCGGACGCGGGAGCGCGAGCTGATCGAGCGCCTGCACCGCACGCAGGAGGACGTCCCCGCGACGGGGGTGCGGATCGACGCGGGCGCGCCGCTCGCCGTCGTGGTCGACGAGATCCTGCGGGTGACGCTGGGGTGA
- a CDS encoding DeoR/GlpR family DNA-binding transcription regulator, which produces MFTDERRQVILSVLAVHGSVSVADLARTVRASEITIRRDLRLLEEAGLLQRRRGGASLLKSAIDEPTYVEKSGVALSEKEEIAAAALDLVEDGDAIFIGAGTTTQALARLLTRRRLMVATTSLLVAGELADAHDVDLFMIGGVLRGNIRAVVGGDAEAALGRLRVRTTFLSGNGLTARHGLSTPNIHVASIDRAAMAAADRVVVLADHTKVGVDSTVQTVPAHRIDILVTDTLASPVELGHIGELGVDVTIAPSSVLGAVHRRARS; this is translated from the coding sequence GTGTTCACCGACGAACGACGCCAGGTCATCCTGTCGGTCCTGGCCGTCCACGGCTCGGTCTCCGTCGCGGATCTCGCGCGCACCGTCCGCGCCTCCGAGATCACCATCCGGCGGGACCTGCGCCTGCTCGAGGAGGCCGGTCTGCTGCAGCGCCGCCGCGGCGGCGCCAGCCTGCTGAAGTCCGCCATCGACGAGCCCACCTACGTCGAGAAGAGCGGCGTCGCGCTGTCGGAGAAGGAGGAGATCGCCGCCGCGGCGCTCGACCTGGTCGAGGACGGCGACGCCATCTTCATCGGTGCCGGCACGACGACGCAGGCGCTCGCCCGGCTGCTCACCCGCCGTCGGCTCATGGTCGCCACCACCTCGCTGCTGGTGGCCGGCGAGCTCGCCGACGCGCACGACGTCGACCTCTTCATGATCGGCGGGGTGCTGCGCGGCAACATCCGCGCCGTGGTCGGGGGCGACGCCGAGGCGGCGCTCGGCCGGCTGCGCGTGCGCACGACCTTCCTGTCCGGCAACGGGCTGACCGCTCGGCACGGGCTCAGCACCCCGAACATCCACGTCGCGAGCATCGACCGCGCGGCGATGGCCGCCGCCGACCGCGTCGTGGTGCTGGCCGACCACACCAAGGTGGGCGTCGACTCCACGGTCCAGACCGTGCCGGCCCACCGCATCGACATCCTCGTCACGGACACGCTCGCCTCACCGGTCGAGCTGGGTCACATCGGCGAGCTCGGGGTGGACGTGACGATCGCGCCGAGCAGCGTGCTCGGGGCCGTGCACCGGCGCGCGCGGTCCTGA